The Paramisgurnus dabryanus chromosome 6, PD_genome_1.1, whole genome shotgun sequence genome has a window encoding:
- the LOC135744125 gene encoding E3 ubiquitin/ISG15 ligase TRIM25-like, which produces MAEASVSLTHDQFICSICLDLLKDPVAIPCGHSYCMSCITDYWDQKRDYSCPQCRQTFITRPVLGKNTMLAEVVEKLKTKLQAARLDHCYAEPGDVERKHKAVKSCLVCLNSYCQNHLEQHENLFRAKKHNLIDATGRLQEMICSQHEKLLEFYCKTDQHCICLQCMVGNHKYHITISVKDEMTEKQKELKETQRKYQEIIQDSQKKLQELRDAVETHKRSAQTAVDDTERIFTQLIRSIEKRRSEVTQLIRDQEKTAEGLLKRLELDEIDDLRRRDAELEQLSQTDDHIHFLQSFKSLTIPPESTNSESTVNSLLCFDESVSRLREKLENFCREEIEMISDRDSFQFTLDPNTAHKRLCLSDGKRVITYTNRVQLYPDHPDRFDVYPQVLCSESVWGCCYWEVEWSGEVNISVSYKSISRKGEDGDCWFGRNDQSWSLYCSDSSCSFWHNNIKTKLGEVSRSSRIGVYVDHSAGSLLSTASLIQ; this is translated from the exons ATGGCAGAAGCGAGTGTTTCTTTGACTCATGATCAGTTCATCTGTTCAATCTGTCTGGATCTACTGAAAGATCCTGTGGCTATTCCCTGTGGACACAGTTACTGTATGAGCTGTATTACAGACTACTGGGATCAGAAGAGAGACTACAGCTGCCCTCAGTGCAGACAGACCTTCATTACAAGACCTGTTTTAGGAAAAAACACCATGCTGGCTGAAGTGGTGGAGAAACTGAAAACTAAACTACAAGCTGCTCGTCTTGATCACTGTTATGCTGAACCTGGAGATGTGGAGAGAAAACACAAAGCTGTCAAGTCCTGTCTGGTGTGTCTGAACTCTTACTGTCAAAATCATCTTGAACAACATGAGAATTTATTCAGGGCCAAGAAGCACAACCTGATAGACGCCACTGGACGACTTCAGGAGATGATCTGCTCACAACATGAAAAGCTGTTagagttttactgtaaaactGATCAGCATTGTATATGTCTACAGTGTATGGTGGGCAACCATAAATATCACATAACTATATCAGTTAAAGATGAGATGACTGAGAAACAG AAAGAACTAAAGGAGACACAGAGAAAATACCAGGAGATAATCCAGGACAGTCAGAAGAAGCTTCAGGAGCTGAGAGATGCTGTGGAGACTCATAAG CGCTCTGCACAGACAGCAGTGGACGACACTGAGAGGATCTTTACTCAACTGATCCGATCCATTGAGAAAAGACGATCTGAGGTGACACAGCTGATCAGAGATCAGGAAAAGACTGCTGAAGGACTCTTGAAGCGACTGGAGCTTGATGAGATTGATGATCTGAGGAGGAGAGACGCTGAGCTGGAGCAGCTTTCACAAACAGATGATCACATCCATTTCCTCCAG AGTTTCAAATCTCTTACTATTCCTCCTGAATCTACAAACTCTGAAAGTACGGTCAATTCTCTTCTCTGTTTTGATGAATCTGTGTCTCGTCTGAGAGAGAAACTGGAGAATTTCTGCAGAGAAGAGATTGAAATGATATCTGATCGAG ATTCTTTTCAGTTCACACTGGATCCAAACACAGCACATAAACGTCTCTGTTTGTCTGATGGGAAAAGAGTGATTACTTACACTAACAGAGTCCAGCTGTATCCTGATCATCCAGACAGATTTGATGTTTATCCTCAGGTGTTGTGTAGTGAGAGTGTTTGGGGATGCTGTTACTGGGAGGTTGAGTGGAGTGGTGAAGTGAATATATCAGTGTCATATAAGAGCATCAGCAGGAAGGGAGAGGATGGTGATTGTTGGTTTGGACGTAATGATCAGTCCTGGAGTTTGTACTGCTCTGACTCCAGTTGTTCATTCTGGCACAATAACATTAAGACTAAACTTGGAGAAGTGTCCAGATCTTCTAGAATAGGAGTGTATGTGGATCACAGTGCAGGATCTCTGTTGTCTACAGCGTCTCTGATACAATGA